A genomic segment from Fusarium fujikuroi IMI 58289 draft genome, chromosome FFUJ_chr04 encodes:
- a CDS encoding probable DNA polymerase epsilon, calytic chain POL2, giving the protein MNNLRRKDHRGAVDFNGPGHYHGPTARHRTVQAVSTPLTTPASIALSMSKTTVPPSLMSFDFFQQPIQSIHSDFNIGCYRSASPAKLDLGLESGTNWAGELDMREMSTISTISADTSSTGSIFSSVPTEFSDAMTVRNGRGRSRGPSPLSRGGRTNSTDNSTPSFVCLGPQCQRAFSSDKDLKSHVKSCHTYLCNWAGCDQPSFSTRDGLIYHVKVKHLVICPSPGCTETTFQSVRLLQSHIAMAHPEDGRDDAKEWELPAKMNASMKTGNRSSSSETPTTTLASLKRKNRDHDTDMSMDVVKTKHQCQDRLQVVVEKRARKNTGTPRSAESPTDLIRGRASRCIEVTSFSLVFEHAVLPFLSQYLPIWVGPRHVITVTRGKSPQMKRICIMAPRIISRARKIIIASHVQDLIPSNFSKLVTFAFTQGEINRTVTWARGLDKNHKDDICAARNPYFFRDPCMGDSIGVTGNGVFEDSTATLGPCITVGGGSYWLGNFHPFMEAYQQLAQVEVEHPSSQDRKRCIDEGHDAMAQETNFRLGKLEVTSGLNLKTTRISHDPYWDECDTDKPLVVTDWALIGARTSQANILRKFPSETQPPTQEPTVATTTTIVPGADVLSSGRTSGYQRGQICEIPAYVSGVENQTQKATREWFIEEPWPQEDEDAWIRGGIGVNGDSGAGVVDANTHGLIGQVWGRNNYWGPGQRVTYFTPIADIFDDIQEKCGQQSRPQLPQHRDEANCFPLHPSCRQCFDLRVYLNSSRRSSRMSLQSMIMGTGDGDQDLTSIEAVSELATPKDYHRHSGIEETLVSLSGIVSPAGPSGYPGTPMIADMKSPYATELDLGDLAGAGSR; this is encoded by the exons ATGAACAACCTCAGGCGCAAGGACCACCGCGGGGCCGTTGACTTCAACGGTCCCGGCCATTACCACGGCCCCACAGCCCGGCATCGGACCGTCCAAGCAGTATCGACGCCTCTCACGACACCGGCTTCAATTGCTCTGTCGATGTCAAAGACTACTGTCCCCCCTAGTCTCATGTCTTTTGATTTTTTTCAGCAGCCAATACAATCAATTCATTCCGATTTCAATATTGGCTGCTATCGGTCTGCATCACCAGCCAAGTTGGACCTGGGCCTGGAGTCTGGTACCAATTGGGCTGGTGAACTCGACATGCGAGAGATGAGTACAATTTCTACCATCAGTGCCGATACTTCTTCTACTGGTTCCATTTTCTCCTCTGTTCCGACCGAATTCAGTGATGCAATGACCGTCCGTAACGGTAGAGGTCGCTCAAGAGGTCCGAGTCCACTAAGTCGAGGTGGGCGAACTAACAGCACTGATAATTCGACGCCTTCTTTCGTCTGCCTTGGCCCTCAATGCCAACGAGCTTTCTCGTCTGACAAGGACCTCAAATCCCACGTCAAATCTTGCCACACGTATCTGTGTAACTGGGCTGGCTGTGACCAGCCGAGCTTTTCCACCAGGGACGGACTCATCTAccatgtcaaagtcaaacatCTTGTCATTTGTCCATCACCCGGCTGCACAGAGACGACATTCCAGAGTGTTCGCCTTCTTCAGTCCCACATAGCCATGGCTCACCCCGAGGATGGCAGAGATGATGCAAAGGAATGGGAGCTTCCAGCAAAGATGAATGCAAGCATGAAGACGGGCAACAGGTCCTCGTCTAGTGAAACGCCCACCACTACTCTTGCGTCACTCAAAAGAAAGAACAGAGATCATGATACAGATATGTCTATGGATGTGGTTAAGACGAAGCATCAATGTCAAGATCGCCTACAGGTCGTCGTCGAGAAGCGAGCTAGAAAGAACACTG GTACTCCACGAAGTGCAGAAAGTCCGACAGACCTTATCAGAGGGCGAGCCTCACGGTGTATAGAAGTAACGAGCTTTTCCCTGGTCTTTGAGCACGCcgttcttccttttctttcccaATATCTGCCTATCTGGGTTGGACCCCGTCACGTAATCACTGTCACTCGAGGCAAATCCCCACAGATGAAGCGAATTTGCATCATGGCTCCAAGAATCATTTCTCGTGCTCGAAAGATTATCATTGCCAGCCACGTTCAAGATCTTATTCCCAGCAACTTTTCCAAGCTAGTCACGTTTGCTTTTACGCAAGGAGAGATCAATCGCACCGTTACTTGGGCTCGCGGCCTAGACAAAAATCACAAGGACGATATTTGTGCCGCGAGAAATCCCTACTTCTTCCGCGATCCTTGCATGGGTGACAGTATCGGTGTCACAGGAAATGGGGTATTTGAAGATAGCACTGCTACCCTTGGTCCTTGCATCACCGTTGGTGGTGGGAGTTACTGGTTGGGCAACTTTCATCCCTTCATGGAGGCCTACCAACAGCTCGCTCAAGTGGAGGTTGAGCATCCATCTTCCCAAGATCGCAAGCGATGCATAGACGAGGGGCATGATGCCATGGCCCAGGAAACGAACTTCAGGCTTGGCAAGCTCGAAGTCACGTCAGGTCTGAACCTCAAGACAACGAGAATTTCACATGATCCTTATTGGGATGAGTGTGATACGGATAAGCCCCTTGTCGTAACAGACTGGGCTCTCATCGGTGCTCGTACTTCACAAGCAAACATTCTTCGCAAATTCCCCTCAGAAACCCAGCCTCCAACTCAGGAACCAACCGTAGCTACTACAACCACTATTGTGCCAGGTGCAGATGTTCTGTCTAGCGGTCGAACATCTGGCTATCAGCGCGGCCAGATTTGTGAGATTCCTGCGTATGTCTCTGGCGTGGAGAACCAGACGCAGAAGGCTACGAGAGAATGGTTCATCGAGGAACCATGGCCGcaagaggatgaggatgcctGGATACGTGGAGGCATTGGAGTCAACGGCGACAGTGGCGCTGGAGTTGTTGACGCCAATACACATGGTTTAATTGGTCAAGTCTGGGGTCGCAATAACTATTGGGGGCCCGGACAACGTGTCACCTACTTCACTCCCATCGCAGACATTTTCGACGATATTCAGGAAAAGTGTGGGCAGCAGTCACGCCCTCAACTTCCGCAGCATCGCGATGAAGCAAACTGCTTTCCGTTACATCCATCATGTCGTCAATGCTTCGATCTACGGGTATACCTCAATAGTAGCAGGAGGAGCTCGCGGATGTCGCTCCAAAGCATGATAATGGGTACAGGTGATGGCGACCAGGATCTGACCTCTATTGAGGCTGTCTCGGAGCTAGCTACACCAAAGGATTACCACCGCCATTCGGGCATCGAAGAGACTCTGGTTTCTCTGAGCGGAATCGTCTCTCCAGCAGGGCCCAGTGGTTATCCTGGCACTCCCATGATAGCCGATATGAAGAGCCCCTATGCTACCGAGCTGGATCTTGGTGATCT CGCCGGCGCCGGCTCCAGGTAg
- a CDS encoding CUE3-like protein, which yields MVSLPPLAPFPQSSWRQHLSSSEWNTLLQSWTSICRAISSLSENEIKAALARDDSIATFLVSFAEETAEAGFTILDSHSTTLPKAVFQLVSRVFNVSPPPQLFDYAFLANIARIFPRKATAPLIAQLFQRHAAALEAALTALKKQLIPQLEAGIKGDLKSVEARLIRLNYLLHASSDTCTLFLAGSDFLDGLIVCFRVMNPPLRKVILTTTYLCLVGLIDTEPAKWSMLSDQLYALKEAADAHKAGPLNVNDSLVPELITNTPLLKILLRRAEDTGAATENFKKRITALEGYRKGTMVRPKRLTRRRLDKGKGKITQQEVNADIHVHKMSQITQVQDLFPDLGSGFVSKCLDEYGEDVEQVVANLLSETLPPHLANADRSESLLSHPEAGRTELAPRPTPPQVPTRHNVFDDDDFDRLAMDVSKVSFGKKPGKNADEMLKDKANAPNKSAIFSALAAFDSDDDERDDTYDADDVGGTVDASNQEADAASDSNEEALFRAYQMDSKLFDRDAGTRRGNPRAKLREETGMTDEAIEGWALILVRNPQQKRRLEAKYAFSGQQAQLERTSWRESPAGSGEEGSEPDGGSSRGGRGGGRGRGRGRGRGRGGNVAGPTGEKETESARKNKEANKGSRANHNRRDARAKKIARGGFAG from the exons ATGGTCTCTTTACCACCCCTCGCACCGTTCCCCCAGTCATCATGGCGACAGCATCTCTCCTCCAGCGAATGGAATACGCTTCTACAATCCTGGACATCTATTTGCCGTGCCATTTCGTCCCTTTCTGAAAACGAAATCAAGGCAGCCTTGGCCCGCGACGACTCCATTGCAACATTCCTAGTCTCCTTCGCAGAGGAGACAGCAGAGGCAGGCTTCACAATACTAGACTCTCACTCGACAACACTACCAAAAGCCGTATTTCAGCTCGTATCGAGGGTTTTCAATGTATCTCCGCCTCCTCAGCTATTCGATTATGCGTTCTTGGCAAACATCGCAAGAATATTCCCCAGGAAAGCTACTGCCCCTCTCATTGCACAGCTCTTTCAACGACATGCTGCTGCGCTTGAGGCTGCATTGACTGCCCTGAAGAAGCAACTTATTCCACAGTTAGAGGCTGGTATCAAGGGCGATTTGAAGAGCGTCGAAGCTCGCTTGATACGACTGAACTATCTTCTACATGCTTCGTCGGATACCTGCACTTTATTCCTTGCGGGATCTGATTTCCTCGATGGCCTCATCGTGTGCTTCCGCGTCATGAATCCTCCTCTACGCAAAGTGATATTGACCACGACGTATCTATGTCTGGTTGGGTTAATAGATACTGAACCAGCCAAATGGTCGATGCTGAGTGATCAACTATACGCCCTCAAGGAAGCGGCTGATGCCCACAAGGCTGGCCCTCTCAATGTCAACGACTCACTTGTCCCTgaactcatcaccaacaccccCCTCTTGAAGATATTACTACGGAGGGCGGAGGATACCGGCGCGGCGACCGAAAATTTCAAGAAGCGAATTACGGCCTTGGAGGGCTACAGAAAGGGAACCATGGTCCGTCCCAAACGACTTACAAGACGGAGATTGGATAAAGGTAAAGGCAAAATAACGCAGCAAGAAGTGAATGCCGACATTCATGTTCATAAAATGAGTCAAATCACTCAGGTTCAGGATTTGTTTCCCGATTTAGGATCCGGCTTTGTGTCCAAATGTCTCGATGAATACGGAGAGGACGTGGAGCAGGTCGTTGCCAATTTACTGAGTGAGACTCTACCGCCTCACTTGGCTAATGCCGACCGCAGTGAGTCCTT GTTATCACACCCTGAAGCAGGACGCACAGAGCTCGCACCACGACCTACTCCGCCTCAGGTTCCCACACGACACAATGTttttgacgacgacgacttcGACCGCCTTGCCATGGACGTTTCCAAGGTTTCATTTGGAAAGAAACCAGGCAAGAACGCCGATGAAATGCTCAAAGATAAAGCAAATGCGCCTAACAAATCGGCCATTTTCTCTGCCCTCGCGGCATTCGattctgatgatgacgagcgTGATGATACTTATGATGCTGACGATGTGGGTGGCACTGTTGACGCCTCCAACCAGGAAGCCGATGCGGCGAGCGACAGCAACGAGGAGGCATTATTCCGTGCCTACCAGATGGATTCAAAGCTGTTTGACCGTGATGCTGGCACAAGGCGAGGTAACCCGCGAGCCAAATTGCGGGAAGAGACTGGAATGACAGATGAAGCCATAGAGGGATGGGCCCTCATCTTAGTCAGGAACCCCCAGCAGAAGCGACGATTAGAGGCCAAGTATGCATTTAGTGGACAACAAGCGCAACTAGAACGCACATCTTGGCGAGAATCTCCAGCTGgatcaggagaagaaggaagcgaACCTGACGGTGGATCATCTAGGGGTGGCAGAGGTGGTGGCCGTGGCCGTGGACGAGGGCGAGGCCGGGGAAGAGGCGGCAATGTTGCTGGGCCTACGGGCGAGAAGGAGACAGAAAGTGCtaggaagaacaaggaagCAAATAAGGGGTCTCGGGCGAACCACAATAGACGCGATGCTCGGGCAAAGAAGATAGCACGAGGAGGTTTTGCTGGCTGA